The following coding sequences are from one Musa acuminata AAA Group cultivar baxijiao chromosome BXJ2-4, Cavendish_Baxijiao_AAA, whole genome shotgun sequence window:
- the LOC103984610 gene encoding DNA-directed RNA polymerases II, IV and V subunit 9A-like, with protein MRPRGSTIKPGHGSRSQEKKRSGERWFDSQRRPTMSTMKFCRECNNILYPKEDKERKVLLFACRNCYHQEVADYSCVYRNEVHHTASERTQVLQDVAADPTLPRTKAVKCSKCNHPEAAFFQAASRGEEGMTLFFVCCNPSCGHRWRES; from the exons ATGCGTCCCCGGGGCTCGACTATAAAACCCGGCCATGGATCGCGATCCCAAGAAAAGAAGCGAAGCGGAGAAAGGTGGTTCGACTCCCAACGACGGCCGACCATGAGTACCATGAAGTTTTGCCGTGAATG CAACAACATCCTGTACCCCAAGGAAGACAAGGAGCGGAAGGTCCTCCTCTTCGCTTGCCGCAATTGCTACCACCAG GAGGTTGCTGACTATAGTTGTGTCTACAGAAATGAGGTACATCATACTGCAAGTGAACGCACTCAAGTCTTACAGGATGTAGCAGCTGATCCAACTCTTCCTCGTACAAAGGCAGTTAAATGCAGCAAATGCAATCATCCAGAAGCTGCTTTCTTCCAG GCTGCTAGCAGGGGAGAGGAAGGAATGACATTGTTTTTTGTCTGCTGCAACCCAAGCTGTGGCCATAGGTGGAGAGAGAGCTGA